A region of the Artemia franciscana unplaced genomic scaffold, ASM3288406v1 Scaffold_209, whole genome shotgun sequence genome:
ATGGCAGGGGTGTGAAAGGAAGAAACATTATAAACTtagtgataaaaaataaaagaatatgtcaatagtgatttataaaattaactTCTTAACGAATTACGACAAATGTGCCAGTAGTGATTTTATTATGTTGTAATTTTAATCCAATTGTGACACTTTAATTTTCTCGAAAACTTTGGATCAGTTGGAAATCACAGTTaaattataacaataaaaaattaatcacgatttaaaaaaaatgaaactaggTATTCAGAGTGCCATATATTTGTTCAAGTGCTTTATATTAATGTGAGGTGTAGGAGTATAATTTATAGTATATAATTTAGTATAATGAAAATTATGGCAGGGGTGTGAAAGGAAGAAACATTATAAACTtagtgataaaaaataaaagaatatgtcaatagtgatttataaaattaaccTCTTAACGAATTACGACAAATGTGCCAGTAGTGATTTTATTATGTTGTAATTTTAATCCAATTGTGACACTTTAATTTTCTCGAAAACTTTGGATCAATTGGAAATCACAGTTaaattataacaataaaaaattaatcacgatttaaaaaaaatgaaactaggTATTCAGAGTGCCATATATTTGTTCAAGTGCTTTATATTAATGTGAGGTGTAGgagtataatttaaaaattctaggagtaagaacaaaaagaaaagacattATAACACTATGGATGTGGTTAAATAGTCATTATGTGATAAgggaattataaaaataacctttaataaacaataaagaattttaaggAAACATAAAATTCAAAGGAGATTAGTCTGAATGCTGGGGGCATCATTCTTCAGCGGGAAGGAGGATACGTGACATACAAGCCTTTAATTCCCCCCTATAAACTTCAGGACCGAATTCTCATTTATTTCcccttaagaaaatttcaaaataagattctttAGTTTATATCCATATAAACATTCGaagattttaaagttaaattctttattctatAAAATTTATGCTTTGAGCATGGCTTCGATTTGTTTGTTATTCTTGCAACGGCAAATAAATGTGTTCCTTTTTGGACTAGCCAATAAGAATCTAGTctctacaaaaaaattcaactagtTTATTTGACATCTGCGCCAAATAAGAAAATCCTGGTACTTTCACAAAGGAATTACCAAATTAATGTTGCGTTTTGTATAACATTAATAATGTATCAAAATCTAACAGCATCAATGAAAAAAAGGCTtcccccttcatagaaaatttCACTATGTAAGGTTTCTGccacaaaaaaataactacCTCCTCTCAGTAAACTCTAATTGGAGTCAGTAAGCTACTTTTTAAGAAGTTTCcatatcttttaaatctttgctTACAACATCTTCTCATCGCagattaaatgttttttattaaacctAGACAGTTTGCCAAAAAGGAAAACCTTTGGCagtatgtcatccttcatccaggCAACACGCCCTGGCCATCGTAtactttttcattatagccttaaaAAGCAGGATTTAAATCTAAACCAATATGTATTATGGCCAAAATAGGGACAGTTACTATTGTTTAGCaatgataaattttaattaagctACTTGCCTGGTAATTATGTAGTTTCCACCATTATATAGctagaataaaaatgaatagcCTATATtacttaatgccttttttaccatttaataattcaataatCGCTTCAGAAGGAAATTACATGTTGACCCTTTAAGGTGGTCCTAACAGTTAAAATAGTGCACAGtatccaaaagtttaaaaattaatttttttaaactatcttGAGAAGAAAACCCAACCATTTGAAGATGACTGAAACAGAGTAATTAGTAATTAGGCTACTATTTTCATTAGTCATAACAGTAAAATGTtgctttgaaaacaaaatagtaaggattttcaaaaagatcctGAAACTTCTATATGTAACCTATGCCTAAGGTAGCATAGGCTGTTTCATAGGTATCTGAACAATCTCTGAATTAAAAACTACTGGCTTATCTATTTTGAAGGGGAATAGgccagtttatttaaaaaatgaaaaaatacaaaaattggcCAAGAATTTACGGCCAGACTACCAGGAATTAGTATATATCTTGCTACATCTGATAATTCACAATGCtgacttctttattattttatgttcctTTCTTTCTTAATAAGTagttgtttaaaatttaatatagatGGCAAAGCAAATAAAGCAAATTCAAGGGAAAGAGAAGGTCGTTTGatagcatagcatatattaaatgcaAAAACTAACCATTGATGTATTTGATATATGGTATGCTTTACCCCCCtcacctaatgtgcaaatatatagcccaaacttttgataaaggtaatgaaataaaacaaaatatgaggaaattttaaaactttattagGAAAACAAGGCCAAAGACGACCATTGATTAACCCAGAAATAGATGAAAGAACTATAGTAACAAATGGTATTCTACTTTTAGAAAACCACATATTGACACGCAAATTGACAACTTTCAAACGTGACCTAATGTTACACTTCCAATAATGTAGCTTCTCATAAGAGTACAATATCATAGTATGTCCATTgactcattttttgttttgggcaacaaccccttctcctggagaaatataattgcctgttcCTTGGTCCCTGTCAAAGTCCAAGTTTTAACTTGAACATCAATGGTGAGACACTATCTTTTATTAAGAGTATAATTAAGTATAATTAAGAGAATTACttttgaacaagaaaaattaaagagaatTCCTTTTGAACAAGTAAATTAAGAGAATTACTTTTGAACACAAATAATATTAAcgttaattttagaaaatgaagCTCATAACAATTTTGATGACCATTTTTACTCATACAAATGCACAGGACATCGTAAAACATGGAGTATTATTCTAGCACGCATATTTGCTTCTAAAAAGTAACAATATGTGGAAAATATTCATGAAACTAGATCTTAAGCCGTTCAAAACATTATTCCAACAAGTAatgaaactgaagaaaaataccAACGTATTAAaggaatcctttttttttcaatttctaaaatcAGAAAAAGGATTGCAACCAAGTGAGGATGCGCAGAAGGAGAGAAAGGGCAACCTGTTCTCTAACATTCCCCAACTcatatccaaaaaaataatagaagacTTTGATAAAAGAATGGCTGAAATTGACGCTCtctattctttcttttgttctGTATAACGCCATgctctttttgatattttgtcaATTATAGTGTGTATTTGTGTAATGACTACAGCAATTTTGTCTTTTCGAAATTATAATGCTTCATTATATTAGCAATTGTTATATTAgtaattaaatgtaaatatgAATATACTGTTTTCCCTGGATCATAAGCAATTAGACCGTATATTGTGAAATTTAGATTATATTTAAGGCGTATTCTGCCGTTCAATTTTCAAGcaatatttattgtttagatttgagaaaactgaaataccgaatctttgaaaatactaagTTTACGAAAGCAAgatttaatatcaaatttttaaatatcaaaagaggatttcagttttgaatattctaaccaatatcagaaaaaaattagtaccCCAGAACACTAAATCAGTCTGCAActatttcttatataatttgagaaaaattacattttcaattttttttgcttttttattgaaatttatccttcataataaacaatattatgctgAATTTAGGTTTTAAAGAATCTACAATTTAAGCCATTTTTAATTATCACTGCTGAAATGTAGGTAAAGATCGTAGAAATTCTTGAAATCCTTAAAAACAGGCTAAAATTCATGTTAGAATAGTAGAAACACAGCCttgattcttttcatttttattatttgtcattctctttcttctttcttattttgtttatgttcagttttttcttgggttttaattcgatttaaacttattaaattttttgtaggAATCGACAGAAGCATTACattcagaaaaataataaaaagaaatataaaaattaatgaagataaaaaaaaattgtgtatcTTAAATGGTAGTGGTAATATAAGGTTTTGATTAATAAGGTTTGGTGCTGAATCTATTAATGAGCAGATTCCTATGCTCACTTCACATATTAACCCTTTGATGcctgaattatgaaaaaagaatgggaaaaatatttcgGCCGTTTCCAGGCTTCGTTATGACCTATTCCACGACAGAaatggcaagaaaaaaaatgtattgataaatatgatgaaataaaaaaatggttccCACAGGAACCATCCGGCAATCATGGCACAAAAACACTCTGATCGGCTACATAGTGTggtaagtcagaaaacaattcctgTTGGGTGTGAAACACAAGGACACTTTACATTTTACTCTCTATCCAAGCCGGGAAGTGCCCCTGTCCATCGAGTCTTGTCAAATCTGGGGGGCGACaagtataatttctttttttctgagagTTGGTATCTGCGTCACTGAGAGGTCTACCTCTCTTTGGTGTTGCCAAAGATGCACCAGATAGAAGTGCACGTGCCACATCTGTCTTGAACTGTAGCAGGTTCATTGGTTTCTGCCCAGCAGCAAGACACCTGCGGTATAAGAGCCAGCCATTCACAACGGAGAggtcaaacaagaagaagaagatcctCATGTACCATTTGCTCCGTGACTTGAAGTCGATCCTGTAAAGCTCCAGCAACATGTCGGCGAGATCTACACCACCCATAAAGCGGTTGTACTCCTTCACACAATATGGTCGCTTGACATCGGCATACTCTTTTCGTTTACCATCCCACCGCCTACACGTATCTTCTGGGTCTAGGGCGGCATAGGTCGAAATCAAGTGGACTGGCTTATTGTCATACCACTTCACCACAATGGCATTCGACTGCGTTTCCACTCGCCAGTCGTAAGAGCCTCTTCCTCGGGCTTTCAATTTGCTGTCGGATTCCAAAGCACAGCCTTTCAACCTGTTTGCCCTCACTGTGACCAGTGTAAGTATGCCCTGATCACTTAGTGTTTGTGCCAAGTCTAACGAGGAGAACCAATTGTCAAAGAATAGCTTGTAATTTTTGTGCTTGGGTGTTCCTCTTGCAAGCCGCAGGACAAAATCAGCTCCAACTCCCAGGTCACTGACATCAACCGACCCCTTACCCGTATACATTTCAAAGTCGTAAACGAAACCACTCTCCCCAGCCCTTGAGATGAACTTATAACCCCACTTATGCGGTTTCTTGGGATTGTACTGCTTCAACGAAATCCTCCGTTTTGTCGGCACAATTTGCTCGTCTACTGCCTGGTGTTCTTCTGGGGGTATCTTCATAAAGTTATCTCTGATCATCTCTATCAGAGGACGAACTTTGTGGATCTTGTCGTGCCCAGGGTCTCCTCGTGGTTTCTGGGTAAGATTGTCGTTGAAATGAAGATACTTTTTGATCTGCTCGAATCTGTCACGCGACATGGCATCAGCTATTACAGGGTAGCGCGTTTCGTTTGACCAGTAACTGCGGTATGACGGCATTTTCACTATTCCTGTGAATGCAAGGATCCCTAAGAAGCATTCCACCTCGGCAGATGAAACTCCAAATTCTTTGGCATCTTTTTGAAGAGCGTAAATTTTCGTTTGGTCACGTATATGGTTGACCACGCCTTGGTAAAAAAACACGTTGACCACGCTCGTACCAACTCCGGTGAATGTTGTGTCATTTTAAggcttttttgtcattttatataGCTGAAGtactgttttttactttttatacttttatgcgtatttgaaaaaaaagaagtcgaaATCTAACGGTTTAGCATGGTGTCCGAACCAATACTGGGGCCGTCCGATCCAACCCCGTGGGTAGGGGTTGTTTCGGACATttcaaaaatctgaaaaaaaatctcgaatgtAGTCCTAACGGATAAAAGTCAATGGCTTAGAAGATATGCCGTTTCAAAAAATCGCGTCCGGGTCAACCCTGGTCTCCCCTACATTGTTATTGACGACGGCAACTCCACCAGTTCTTGTCTAGATGGCTCTTCCGAGCGATAAAATTCGGAGCTATGCATGCCGGATGGTTCCTTGAAGCCGCAGAACATGGTCGAGACATGGTCGagctctcaaaatttgattccaatggtgtaaAGCAACTGTTTTCATGATATCTAGGCATCTCACACTGTATACGGCTTACCGTCTCATCTGGTCTTGCTACCGCCGGATGGTTCCCAGAGGAACCACGACGTTGGGGGTCGTTTCTATCCTCTGGTTTTCCAGCTATAGGAGTATATGATAGCTCATCTCAACAAACAAAACGTCCtctttctaaaacttttggaatgaaAACTCTAgcacaataaacaataaagttATTCACAAAAAAGTATTCTCACCTTTCAGGAAAAACAAGCAAGGCTAGAGGGCACAGGTTCAAACTTCATTACCTCACACAAGGGTGACAGATTACGgactaagaaaaatacaaacctGTCTAGGTAGATCACATTGAAACAATGGCAAACGGATTGACGTTAATAGGTCAAACGGTaaggattaaaataaattaaaaagttcatgGTTCCTGAGGGAACTTTCAGGTATCAAAGGGTTAACACTCTAAAGAACAAGAAGAAGCTGATTCTAAATTCACTGAACAATCAAACTCTTAAAAATACAATGGCAGAAGTTGTGAGTCAAGAACTGTCTTCTGAGGTTGGTCCTTTAGTTGAGCCCtctgttaaaaaattaaaaaaaacatgaaaaatttgaacGATATTGATCGATATCAATATAACAGAAGCTGAGCATAACAAGCATTGGGGTAGAAAGCGAGTAAGATTTTAGAAGGAAACTCAGCAGGGCGGGTCTTGAGGCTTCTTTTTGGCCGAGATTGGAGGAGACAAATGGCGATTGGAAGCGATTTCATAAGGAAGACAAAAGAGGAGACCAAAGGACAAATTTGACAAGACAGGGGATCACCTGCTATTACTGCGGAAAGCTTAATCTTTATGCTTCTGAATATCGTACCAGATTCGTAATGGAGACAGAGGTTACACAGGATTTGGATCCCAAAAGCaggaaaatcagacaaattgtGGACCCAGAGGAGAAAAATCCAGAGTCTCCTCGAGGAAGGGGCAAACGGCGATTTTTCAGACCATTTAGCGCAAACAGGGACATCCCAGGACAAAGCAACGCATACGTACATGGAAGAGATGGAGGACATTTTGTTAGAGAATTCATCCCCAGAAACCAAAGAATGGCTCTGGCAAATGCAGCAGAGTAGTAATGGGACGATCTTAAATCAAGCTCATTTGGCCAAACAACATATCAGGAAACGAACATGGGGTGAATTTAAACGAAAAGCCTAACTTTTTAGGGTCATAAAATTTGCGAGTCACTTTAGACCCTTAaacagtcttcaatgttgcaatTTTAACAATTCTGCGTATTTACCCATAGTTCATTGTTTTAGTATAGAGTGTCTTAAAAATGTACCTTGTACAATTGACATGGGGGCTTCGACTTCAATGATTTGAGAGGAAATATTTAGGAAACAACCGTcaaatacacaaaataaaattcaaaaatgtacgAATAGCCTAACATCAGTCACAGGTCATTAGTTGAGCATTTTGGGGGAATGTCATTTAAAACTTCATACAGATAAAGAACGGATCATGGTACGGATGATTATTTGCAGGAAACTCCCATTTCCATGCATAATACGTTTAGATACACTGCGAAAATATGGTATAATTTGGAATCCGACCAGTAATGAAATCAAATTCACTAGCCCCACAATTAAAAGGGATTTTAAGTGCACAACTTTGCAAGATACTGATCCTtgccaaaaatattaattatggCTCAATAACAAGGTAGTAATAGAGGCAGAGATTTGCATTCAGATTTTAGCAACAACAAATACTGAGCCCAATCAGCGAATTACTGCTTTAGTAAAAGGCTATATGCTAGAGAAATATCCTTCTATTTTCGTTGAAAGCCAGCTTTTGACCATGGAAAGGGGGACAATGTACTTGAAAGTGTCAAATATGAGCAATCAAAAGGTCAAGATTCCAAAAATTATGCTAGGAgtaggagaaaattttttttatgaaaatatcaGGTCACCAAGTTATGGGCTCGTCATATTTCATGATCCTGATTCCCCTATTCAAAATGATTATTTGCCACCAATTGCTAGTAACAATCACCTAGTTATTCTGTCTGTGTTGTCCCTAAATAGTCTTCCTCAACCTCAATTTTGTCCTCAAACTTTCACCGACTATGAGGCAATACAGCAGGAACTTTTATCTGCAAACTGGTCAAACCTTATCACTGGTGACGTCAATGAGTCTtggttaaatttcaaaaatactctccttgctcttgaaaagaaacactcaagggttatttttagaaaatagcctAAAACTCTTCCCTCCCTCGCTAAGGGAGTTAAGAAGCTGATTAACCAGAACTCTAGAGCTTGGAAACGGTTTATGAAGAAGAGAAACCAGGAGACTCTGTTAATTTACATGGCAGCACAAAATTGTGTAACAGATTCTgtcaaaaaactgaaatagGCTTACGAGGAGAAATTAGCTTCTGACATCAACTTGAACCCAAAGTCTTTCTGGAGACATGTCTCTGCTAAAAATCCGAATCATCATACTATTTCTGAGCTTGTTGACCATGGTGTACTACATTCATCTCCAATAGATAAGGCTGACCTTATAAATGCACAATTCGCTTCTGCCTTCACCCAAAACTCAGGTACCTCCTCACCAGATCATCCATTGTAGGGTACTTTTTCCCATGCCTGATCTGTCAGTAAGTGAAGTAATGGTTTTCAATTGCCTTGGAAAGCTTGATGTAACTAAGTCAAAGAGACCAGACAGTGCTCATCCACATCCTCTTAAGGAGTGTCGAAAAGCTCTCAGTTACCCCCTGTGCATGTTGCTCCAGATATCTCTTCAAAATGGAGAACTACCGTatgattggaaaacatcttgTATAACCAAAATCCATAAAAAGGAACAAACAAAACTCTGCAGAAAATTACAATCCTGTAAGTATTGCTTCTGTAGTTGCTAAGgtgcttgaaagatttgttaacaaagctctaattgaacatcttgaggtcaataacatcacaacatggattcagatctggtagatctgtAGACACTTGCCTCATCCACacatatgaattagtgactacactgcttgatAAGGATCTTCCCGTCAACATGATTCGTTTTGATCTGTCCAATGCATACGACAAGGTTTGTCATGAATTCTTCATAGTCAAACTGAAGGCTACAGTTGTCAATGAAGATTTTGTAAAGTGGATTATGGGGCTTCTATCTGAAAGATCACACAttgtcagagtttttgattcacaaggaactcctcatttctcttctcccacaactgtattaagtggcgtgccccagggcactattcctggatcaatatttttcaacttctatgtCAACGAtttacccacccttctttcaaatcttatttccctttatgctgatgactcaaaactagttgaAAAAGTAGCTACTCCCTCTGATgagcaatcaattcaaacagatcttgacaGTGTAGgaagatgggctaacatgtggctCCTTGCTTTTAATGTTGACAAATACCACGTCATTCATTTTGGCAAACaaaacaagcatcataagtatatccttcaagacaacttccctTCTGCTGTTTCCGTTGAAAGcgatcttggggttattgttGATCACCAATTAAATTTTAGCAACCATGCTAAGTCTATCTCATCTTCTTCAAACAAATCCCTGAGTATCATAAATAGACCCATATCCAGCCATCACCCaagagttcttatgaagttatataaggtgcTTATATGACAACGTTTGGAGGtcggaatgtcattggcagcccctttttAAATCAGATAAGAAGGTTAGCAGTATGAATAAATTTTCATGCAAAGAAAGACTACACcgtttgaagctgccaacactgaaatactgaagaaaagaagggtgatatgattttaaccaaaaaatccttcaTAAGAACACTTCCCAGTCTCTTTGAACAGCCCTTGCATACTGGTACTAGAGGATATTCAATGAAGCTCCCCATGTAGCATTCGACAAGCAGATATAGAAGtcatttcttcagccaaagagtcGTCAATCTGTGGAATCAGCTGTCTGAGGAAACAATTTCTGCAACTTCAACTGACATGTTCAAATCCCACCTTGATAAGGAATGGCTCTGCAAGGAGTTcttttacaattgggaagctgcagagtcctccacaagagtatAGATAAACAGCCACAACCAAGaccaaacgaatttttttcatcatcggAGCATCACCAGgatggaaaattattatatcGCTCCAAGCTATGATTTAAGGTAAATACAGAATATATTATTTGGAAAGGGGGAAAATGTATGATCCTGGTTGTGACCAGATAGGCTAAGATATTGAAATATAAATTCAGGATATTTGGCTTAAATCCGATCAAAGCTTTGAGATAGCCCGTTATCAGAATACCTAAAAGGTCAATAGTAATGCTTACTTGATCATATTCCATTCCTGGGGCAAGCATTGTAaatcatccaatttttttttattatttacacaTAGAATTTACAAGTGGGATGACagggatatttttattttgggtgGGTTTGACAAGACTAAAGGTGTCTGGGTTAAACTTTAGTGAATCTTGACGGGAATATTGGACTAAACTAAAAGACACTAGGTACACCCAGTTTACAAAAACACTCGACTTCAGTATTTCAGGAACAGCAGAAGGTGGTAAGCTAAATATTCAGGAAATGTTAAGAAAGATGATGTCTCCCCCAAACACATGcaacattaagttgaaactttcagaacaCAGTGAAAGGGTGTAGAAGGCAACTAGTGGGCAG
Encoded here:
- the LOC136042813 gene encoding piggyBac transposable element-derived protein 3-like, whose product is MPSYRSYWSNETRYPVIADAMSRDRFEQIKKYLHFNDNLTQKPRGDPGHDKIHKVRPLIEMIRDNFMKIPPEEHQAVDEQIVPTKRRISLKQYNPKKPHKWGYKFISRAGESGFVYDFEMYTGKGSVDVSDLGVGADFVLRLARGTPKHKNYKLFFDNWFSSLDLAQTLSDQGILTLVTVRANRLKGCALESDSKLKARGRGSYDWRVETQSNAIVVKWYDNKPVHLISTYAALDPEDTCRRWDGKRKEYADVKRPYCVKEYNRFMGGVDLADMLLELYRIDFKSRSKWYMRIFFFLFDLSVVNGWLLYRRCLAAGQKPMNLLQFKTDVARALLSGASLATPKRGRPLSDADTNSQKKRNYTCRPPDLTRLDGQGHFPAWIESKM